A region of Odocoileus virginianus isolate 20LAN1187 ecotype Illinois chromosome 11, Ovbor_1.2, whole genome shotgun sequence DNA encodes the following proteins:
- the PRXL2B gene encoding prostamide/prostaglandin F synthase, which produces MGRAWGGVELPAGLEEEKAVGDPGSRLRSGAVGAMSTVDLARVGACVLKHAVTGEAVELRSLWQEQACVVAGLRRFGCMVCRWIARDLSNLKGLLDQHGVRLVGVGPEALGLQEFLDGGYFAGELYLDESKQFYKELGFKRYNSLSILPAALGKPVRDVAAKAKAVGIQGNLSGDLLQSGGLLVVAKGGDKVLLHFVQKSPGDYALPESILQALGISAEVGPSEPPQCDEEACSR; this is translated from the exons ATGGGGCGTGCCTGGGGCGGAGTGGAGTTGCCCGCTGGattggaggaggagaaggctgtTGGGGACCCGGGCTCCCGGCTGAGATCTGGGGCGGTCGGCGCCATGAGCACCGTGGACCTTGCCCGTGTTGGCGCGTGTGTCCTGAAGCACGCGGTCACCGGAGAG GCCGTAGAGCTGCGGAGCCTGTGGCAGGAGCAGGCGTGCGTGGTGGCCGGCTTGCGGCGCTTCGGCTGCATGGTGTGTCGCTGGATCGCCCGGGACCTCAGCAACCTCAAGGGGCTCCTGGACCAGCACGGCGTGCGCCTGGTGGGCGTGGGGCCGGAGGCCCTAGGCCTGCAGGAGTTCCTGGATGGTGGCTACTTCGCAGGAG AGCTCTACCTGGACGAAAGCAAGCAGTTTTACAAGGAGCTGGGCTTCAAGCG GTACAATAGCTTGAGCATCCTGCCGGCTGCCCTGGGGAAGCCTGTTCGCGATGTGGCTGCCAAG gccaaGGCTGTCGGCATCCAGGGGAATCTGTCCGGGGATCTGCTGCAGAGCGGAGGGCTGCTCGTGGTTGCCAAAG GTGGTGATAAAGTGCTGCTGCACTTTGTCCAGAAGTCCCCGGGTGACTACGCCCTGCCGGAGAGCATCCTGCAGGCCTTGGGCATCTCTGCAGAGGTCGGCCCCAGCGAGCCGCCCCAG TGCGATGAAGAGGCATGCTCAAGGTGA